Proteins co-encoded in one Acidovorax sp. 69 genomic window:
- the uvrA gene encoding excinuclease ABC subunit UvrA: MTQGLIRIRGARQHNLKNLDLDIRTGELTVVTGPSGSGKSSLVFDTLYAEGQRRYVETFSAYARQFLDRMDKPAVDKVEGVPPAIAIDQTNPVRSSRSTVGTMTELNDHLKLLFARAGQLFDKQTAQPVRHDSPETIYAELAARCAAAGDPRIVLTFPVELPGGTSAEQVEQWLSASGFTKVQAEREVGTPTGPRKVLDVVADRFRLGNVEKVRVIEAIEVALKRGTGRLNVYRLVDESEPELWRFSTGLHCPDSDLRYSDPIPSAFSFNSAVGACDSCRGFGRVIGVDYGLVIPNDKLTLRAGAIKTIQTPAWKEAQDDLMRHAEAAGIPRDTPWYKLTDDQKKWVIGGAPGYKDGQWSKAWYGIKRFFEYLESKAYKMHIRVLLSKYRSYTPCPTCAGARLKTESLLWRIGRKEDADAVLESGKRFLPESVLWSREQLEALPGLCLHDLMLLPIDRLRQFFARMQLPVGDDAKGGDAQALKLLHEEITTRLKYLCDVGIGYLTLDRQSRTLSGGEVQRINLTTALGTSLVNTLFVLDEPSIGLHPRDMHRITEAMLRLRDAGNTLVVVEHDPAVMLAADRMIDMGPGPGRLGGQIVFDGTTADLRNADTLTGAYLGGRKHVGFGFKRMVTEATPRLILEGAREHNLQNVSVEFPLQRLVTVTGVSGSGKSSLIQDVLAPALLRHFGKATDAPGAHDRLLGADHLSDVVFVDQSPIGKTARSNPVSYVGAWDSIRELFAVAPLSRQRSYTASKFSFNSGDGRCPTCGGSGFEHVEMQFLSDVYLRCPDCDGKRYRPEILEITIERGGRNLNVADALALTVAEAADLFAGDRDVIRALQPIVDVGLEYVALGQPVPTLSGGEAQRLKLAGFLAEAARSASKSRQTVARKGTLFLFDEPTTGLHFDDIAKLMRALRKLIDAGHSLIVIEHNLDVIRASDWLIDLGPEGGYAGGLLVAEGTPEDVRAHATSHTGQALRDYELTLGVGGHSVHEKAAALRKKEHVVLTGKALEAKNAIQIVNAKEHNLKNLSVDIPRGKFNVVTGVSGSGKSTLAFDILFNEGQRRYLESLNAYARSIVQPAGRPEVDAVYGIPPTVAIEQRLSRGGRKSTVGTTTEVWHFLRLLYVKLGTQHCTKDGAAVQPQTPESIAAQLLTQFRGHHIGLLAPLVMNRKGVYTELADWARPRGHTHLRVDGNFLPTTNFPRIDRFKEHTIELPVASLDVSPENEAALRKALADALTHGKGVVHVLSGITGLREAMEGGQPTAGIGALQAFSTKRACPVCATSYAELDPRLFSYNSKHGWCPDCVGTGVKLTKDQRKVFDDSVQDDKEKGREQTFAEPEVEDLADTACPSCSGTRLNATARAVRFAGVGITDIAALSVTDVRRWIETLRIEGGMTQREADIARDLVPEIQSRLEFLEEVGLGYLTLDRGAPTLSGGEAQRIRLAAQLGSNLQGVCYVLDEPTIGLHARDNQILLNALHKLGDKGNTLVVVEHDEDTIRRADHIIDIGPSAGKRGGRLVAQGSVADITGAADSQTGRYLLHAMKHPLQLRRSMSASEVSAEATDAFARAEAAAPTGRQSAAVKKRAAQAASLAADALTEAKERAAMRWLTVHGAQLHNLQNVTATVPLHRLVAVTGVSGSGKSTLARDVLQANVQAWVQQRSTKAGRDAMDAGKAPPLVGCTGLSGFESIDRVLEVDQTPIGKTPRSCPATYIGFWDTIRKLFAETLEAKARGYAAGRFSFNTGEGRCPSCEGAGVRTIEMSFLPDVKVPCETCHGARFNPETLAVTWRGKSIGDVLQMEVDEAVGFFATMPSIAHPLQLLQDVGLGYLTLGQPSPTLSGGEAQRIKLVTELTKVRDEVGRRGQKAPHTLYVLDEPTVGLHMADVDKLIRVLHRLVDGGHSVIVIEHDLDVIAEADWILDLGPEGGNAGGRIVAAATPEAVVAAGTHTGKALAAVLAR; this comes from the coding sequence ATGACCCAGGGACTGATCCGAATCCGCGGCGCTCGCCAGCACAACCTCAAGAACCTGGATCTGGACATCCGCACTGGGGAGCTCACGGTGGTGACCGGGCCCAGCGGTTCGGGCAAGTCCAGCCTGGTGTTCGACACGCTGTATGCCGAGGGCCAGCGCCGTTACGTGGAGACTTTCAGCGCCTACGCGCGCCAGTTCCTCGACCGCATGGACAAGCCGGCGGTAGACAAGGTCGAAGGTGTGCCCCCGGCGATTGCCATCGACCAGACCAACCCCGTGCGCTCCAGCCGCTCCACCGTGGGCACGATGACGGAGCTGAACGACCACCTGAAGCTGCTGTTCGCGCGCGCGGGCCAGCTCTTTGACAAGCAGACAGCGCAGCCGGTGCGACATGACTCGCCAGAGACCATCTACGCCGAACTGGCTGCGCGTTGCGCTGCTGCCGGTGATCCACGCATCGTGCTGACTTTCCCGGTCGAGCTGCCCGGCGGCACGTCGGCCGAGCAGGTCGAGCAATGGCTGTCCGCCAGCGGCTTTACCAAGGTGCAGGCTGAGCGCGAAGTGGGCACACCCACGGGGCCGCGCAAGGTGCTGGATGTGGTGGCGGACCGGTTTCGGCTGGGCAATGTCGAAAAGGTGCGGGTGATTGAGGCCATCGAGGTCGCGCTCAAGCGCGGTACGGGGCGGCTCAACGTGTATCGGCTGGTGGATGAGAGTGAGCCCGAGTTGTGGAGGTTTTCGACCGGCCTGCACTGTCCCGACAGCGACCTGCGCTACAGCGACCCCATCCCGTCGGCCTTCTCGTTCAACTCCGCTGTGGGCGCGTGCGACAGCTGCCGGGGCTTTGGCCGCGTGATCGGTGTGGACTACGGCCTGGTCATCCCCAACGACAAGCTCACGCTGCGCGCGGGGGCCATCAAGACCATCCAGACCCCCGCGTGGAAAGAAGCACAGGACGACCTCATGCGCCACGCCGAGGCCGCAGGCATCCCGCGCGACACGCCCTGGTACAAGCTCACCGACGACCAGAAGAAATGGGTCATCGGCGGCGCGCCGGGCTACAAGGACGGGCAATGGAGCAAGGCGTGGTACGGCATCAAGCGTTTTTTTGAGTACCTCGAAAGCAAGGCCTACAAGATGCACATCCGCGTGCTCTTGTCCAAGTACCGCAGCTACACGCCGTGCCCCACCTGCGCAGGCGCGCGGCTCAAGACCGAAAGCCTGCTCTGGCGCATTGGCCGCAAGGAGGATGCTGACGCGGTGCTGGAGTCCGGCAAGCGGTTCCTGCCGGAAAGCGTTTTGTGGTCGCGCGAACAGCTCGAAGCGCTGCCCGGCCTGTGCCTTCACGACCTGATGCTGCTGCCCATTGACCGCCTGCGCCAGTTCTTTGCGCGCATGCAGTTGCCTGTGGGCGACGATGCCAAGGGCGGTGATGCGCAAGCGCTGAAGTTGCTGCATGAGGAAATCACCACGCGCCTCAAATACCTGTGCGATGTGGGCATCGGCTACCTCACGCTCGACCGGCAAAGCCGCACGCTCAGCGGTGGCGAGGTGCAGCGCATCAACCTCACGACCGCGCTGGGCACATCGCTCGTCAACACACTGTTCGTGCTGGACGAGCCCAGCATTGGCCTGCACCCGCGCGACATGCACCGCATCACCGAAGCCATGCTGCGCCTGCGCGATGCGGGCAACACCCTGGTGGTGGTGGAGCATGACCCGGCCGTGATGCTCGCGGCCGACCGCATGATTGACATGGGCCCCGGCCCAGGCCGCCTGGGCGGGCAGATCGTGTTTGACGGCACCACGGCCGACTTGCGCAATGCCGACACGCTGACCGGGGCCTACCTCGGCGGCCGCAAGCACGTGGGCTTTGGCTTCAAGCGCATGGTCACTGAAGCGACGCCACGCCTCATCCTGGAGGGCGCGCGGGAGCACAACCTGCAGAACGTGTCGGTCGAGTTCCCGCTGCAGCGGCTGGTGACTGTCACGGGTGTCAGCGGCTCGGGCAAGTCGAGCCTGATCCAGGACGTGCTGGCCCCGGCACTGCTGCGCCACTTTGGCAAGGCCACCGACGCGCCGGGTGCGCACGACCGCCTGCTGGGTGCCGACCATTTGTCGGATGTCGTGTTTGTCGACCAATCCCCCATCGGCAAGACGGCGCGCTCCAACCCCGTGAGCTACGTGGGCGCGTGGGACAGCATCCGCGAGCTGTTTGCCGTGGCGCCGCTGTCGCGCCAGCGCAGCTACACCGCCAGCAAATTCAGCTTCAACAGCGGCGACGGGCGCTGCCCCACCTGCGGCGGATCGGGCTTTGAGCATGTGGAGATGCAGTTCCTGTCGGACGTGTACCTGCGTTGCCCTGATTGCGACGGCAAGCGCTACCGGCCGGAGATCCTGGAAATCACTATCGAGCGCGGTGGGCGCAACCTCAACGTCGCCGACGCGCTGGCCCTCACCGTCGCCGAAGCGGCCGACCTGTTTGCGGGCGACCGCGACGTGATTCGCGCGCTGCAACCCATTGTGGACGTGGGGCTCGAATACGTGGCGCTGGGCCAGCCCGTGCCCACGCTCAGCGGCGGCGAGGCGCAGCGCCTGAAGCTCGCGGGTTTTCTGGCCGAGGCCGCACGCAGTGCGTCCAAATCGCGCCAGACCGTGGCCCGCAAAGGCACGCTGTTTCTGTTCGACGAGCCCACCACCGGCCTGCACTTTGATGACATTGCCAAGCTCATGCGCGCGCTGCGCAAGCTCATCGACGCGGGGCACTCGCTCATCGTCATCGAGCACAACCTGGATGTGATCCGCGCCAGCGACTGGCTTATCGACCTGGGGCCTGAAGGTGGCTATGCCGGCGGCCTGCTCGTGGCCGAAGGCACGCCCGAGGACGTGCGCGCACACGCCACCTCACACACCGGCCAGGCCCTCCGCGACTACGAACTCACACTGGGCGTGGGCGGGCATTCGGTGCACGAAAAAGCGGCTGCGCTACGAAAAAAAGAGCATGTAGTGCTGACTGGTAAAGCGCTAGAGGCCAAAAATGCCATACAAATCGTCAACGCCAAAGAACACAACCTCAAGAACCTGAGCGTGGACATTCCGCGTGGCAAGTTCAACGTGGTGACGGGCGTGAGCGGCTCGGGCAAGTCCACGCTGGCGTTCGACATCTTGTTCAACGAGGGGCAACGCCGTTACCTCGAATCGCTCAACGCCTACGCGCGTTCCATCGTGCAGCCCGCGGGCCGGCCCGAGGTGGATGCGGTGTACGGCATCCCGCCCACCGTGGCCATCGAGCAGCGCCTCTCGCGCGGCGGGCGCAAGTCCACCGTGGGTACCACCACCGAGGTGTGGCACTTCTTGCGCCTCTTGTACGTCAAGCTTGGCACGCAGCACTGCACCAAAGACGGCGCCGCCGTGCAGCCGCAAACGCCCGAAAGCATTGCCGCCCAGCTGCTCACGCAGTTCCGTGGCCACCACATCGGCTTGCTGGCCCCGCTGGTGATGAACCGCAAGGGCGTCTACACCGAGCTGGCCGACTGGGCGCGCCCGCGCGGACACACGCACTTGCGCGTGGACGGCAACTTCTTGCCCACCACCAATTTCCCGCGCATCGACCGGTTCAAGGAGCACACCATCGAGCTGCCGGTGGCCAGCCTCGACGTGTCGCCCGAGAACGAAGCGGCGCTGCGCAAGGCACTGGCCGATGCGCTCACGCACGGCAAGGGCGTGGTGCATGTTCTCTCAGGCATCACAGGCCTGCGCGAGGCCATGGAGGGCGGCCAGCCCACGGCGGGCATTGGCGCGCTGCAGGCGTTTTCCACCAAGCGCGCCTGCCCCGTGTGCGCCACCAGCTATGCCGAGCTGGACCCGCGCCTGTTCAGCTACAACAGCAAACACGGCTGGTGCCCCGACTGCGTGGGCACGGGCGTCAAGCTCACCAAAGACCAGCGCAAGGTGTTCGACGACTCGGTGCAGGACGACAAGGAAAAAGGCCGTGAGCAGACCTTTGCCGAGCCCGAAGTAGAAGACTTGGCCGACACGGCGTGCCCGAGTTGCAGCGGCACGCGTCTGAACGCCACGGCAAGAGCGGTCCGATTTGCGGGGGTCGGCATTACCGACATCGCCGCGCTGTCGGTCACCGACGTGCGCCGCTGGATTGAGACCCTGCGCATCGAAGGCGGCATGACCCAGCGCGAGGCTGATATTGCGCGCGACCTGGTGCCCGAGATACAAAGCCGGCTCGAATTCCTCGAAGAAGTGGGTCTGGGCTATCTCACCCTGGACCGGGGCGCGCCCACACTCAGCGGTGGCGAGGCCCAGCGCATTCGCCTGGCCGCGCAGCTGGGCAGCAACCTGCAGGGCGTGTGCTACGTGCTCGACGAGCCCACCATTGGCCTGCATGCGCGCGACAACCAGATTTTGCTCAACGCCCTGCACAAGCTCGGCGACAAGGGCAACACGCTGGTGGTGGTGGAGCACGACGAAGACACCATCCGCCGTGCCGACCACATCATCGACATTGGCCCCAGCGCGGGCAAACGCGGCGGGCGCCTGGTGGCGCAGGGCAGTGTGGCCGACATCACCGGCGCGGCCGACTCGCAAACCGGCCGCTACCTGCTGCACGCCATGAAGCACCCGCTGCAACTGCGCCGCAGCATGTCGGCCAGCGAAGTCAGCGCCGAGGCCACGGACGCTTTTGCCCGGGCCGAGGCCGCAGCGCCCACGGGCCGGCAAAGCGCCGCCGTCAAGAAGCGCGCCGCACAGGCTGCATCGCTGGCGGCCGACGCGCTGACTGAGGCCAAGGAGCGCGCCGCCATGCGCTGGCTCACCGTGCATGGCGCGCAGTTGCACAACCTGCAGAACGTGACCGCCACCGTGCCGCTGCACCGCCTGGTGGCAGTGACGGGGGTGAGCGGTTCGGGCAAATCCACGCTGGCGCGCGATGTGCTGCAGGCCAACGTGCAGGCCTGGGTGCAGCAGCGCAGTACCAAGGCTGGGCGCGATGCGATGGATGCGGGCAAGGCTCCGCCGCTGGTGGGTTGCACAGGCCTGTCGGGCTTCGAGAGCATCGACCGCGTGCTCGAAGTGGACCAGACGCCCATTGGCAAAACGCCGCGCTCATGTCCTGCCACCTACATCGGCTTTTGGGACACCATCCGCAAGCTGTTTGCCGAAACACTGGAGGCCAAGGCCCGTGGCTACGCGGCCGGGCGCTTCAGCTTCAACACCGGCGAAGGCCGCTGCCCCAGCTGCGAAGGCGCGGGGGTGCGCACCATCGAGATGAGCTTCTTG